The genomic stretch GTAATACTTTTGCGGCCCCAGAATTTCTTCCTCCTGAGAAGGCCTTTCAGGCTGAAGCAGTATGGGCGGTCAACACAAATGACATTGAGTTGGAAATTTTTCCAACCAAGGGTTATTACATCTATCAAGAATCCCTACATTTTAAGATGGGCTCCGAGCCCAATAAATTAGGGCTTGTAAAGGCAATGCTGCCTGCTGGCATTGAAAAGTTTGATGAAACTTTTCAAAAGAAGATGCAGGTTTACAAGCAGGCATTTCTTCTGACATTGGACAAAAAAGCCGAAGTAGGAAAGCCTCTATATCTAGAGTTGGAATTGCAAGGATGTGCTGAAGCGGGTATTTGCTATCCGCCCATGACGCTCAAATTTTTGCTTGCAGGCCCCGGTGTAAAGGCTAGACCGATACCAGAGGTATTGGAGGGGGTAAGTAATTCGCCTAAAAAAGAATTTGGCTTGATGGATGTATGGCGTGAGCGAGATGATGTCAATGCCATTACGCGTTTTTTAGATAGCACCCCAACTGGCTATTTATTTTTAGCTTTCTTCATCCTGGGGTTGGCATTAGCTTTCACTCCCTGTGTGCTTCCAATGCTACCCATTCTGTCTAGTGTGGTGTTTGGAACTCAGGGCAAAAAATCGATTAGCAAAAGCCGGGCTAGTCTCTTGGCCGTGGCTTATGTACTTGGTATGGCCTGTGTCTACGCTTTAGCGGGAGTCTTGATGGCCGCTCTAGGCGGTAGCGTCCAAAGAGCCCTGCAGAGCCCTGTAGCGCTAATTGGGTTTGCATTGCTACTACTCGCACTGTCGGGGAGCTTATTTGGCCTGTATGAGCTCAGAATGCCCCAATCTTGGCAGGAAAAAGTCGACCAATTAGCAGGGCGCCATAAAGGTGGGAGCTTTGTTGGTGCCTTCGCTTTGGGTGGAATTTCGACGTTAGTTGCTAGCCCTTGTATTACTGCACCTTTGGCCGGAGTACTTGCTTTCATTGCCCAAACAGGATCAATGAGTTTGGGGGCCGGTTTACTGTTTGTGATGGCTTTGGGTATGGGCTTGCCACTTCTCTTTATTGCTATTGAGGCGCGCATCCTCATTCCATCAACTGGTATTTGGATGGTTTGGTTGCAAAGAACGCTCGGTGTTTTATTGGTGGCAACTGCAGCCTGGATTGTCTCTCCTTTATTACAAAGCAGTAATGAAGCGGGTGGCAAGATGATGGCTAATGGCCAACGTCAACATCAGATTGGAAATGCGAGTTTTGCTGTAATTCAATCTAGTGCCCAGTTAGATCAATTCTTGGCCCAAGCAAAAGAGCAGAAGAAATTAGTGCTCCTAGATTTTTATGCAGACTGGTGCATCTCCTGCAAAGAGATGGAGGTCAATACCTTTGCTAATTCTGAAGTGAATCAAGAGTTACAGAAATTTGTTTTAGTTCAAGCTGATGTAACAAAGAACAGTCCTGAGAATCAGGAATTACTGAAGCGTTTTGGATTATTCGGGCCACCTGGAATTTTGATCTTTGATCTCAATTCAGAAGAGTTAAAAGATCAGCGTGTAATTGGCTATATGCCGCCACAACGTTTTGTTGAGCGCTTGAAAAAAGTGCTGGCCAATTAAATGAATTGAAACTGAATAAGTAAAACTTATTCAGTCTTCATCATCAAATTTATTTACTTGCTTTGAGAAGACGCGCAGCCTCAAGCGCGAAGTACGTCAAGATGCCATCTGCACCAGCACGTTTAAATGCGAGCAAGGACTCCATCATGACGGCATCATGATCAAGCCAGCCGTTTTGTGCAGCGGCTTTGAGCATGGCGTATTCACCGCTCACTTGATATGCGTAGGTTGGGTAATTAAATTCATCACGAACTCTGCGTACGATATCTAAGTAAGGCATACCAGGCTTGACCATCACCATATCAGCACCTTCGCTGATATCGAGTGCAACCTCCCGCAAAGCCTCATCAGTATTGGCGCAATCCATTTGATAGGTTTTTTTATCGGCTTTACCTAAATTTTTTGCCGAGCCTACTGCGTCCCGAAATGGACCATAAAAAGCCGAAGCGTATTTGGCTGAGTAAGCCATGATGCGAGTGTGAATGAGTTTATTTTGCTCTAGTGCTTCACGAATTTTTCCGATGCGGCCATCCATCATGTCTGATGGTGCCACGATATCAACACCAGCTTGAGCTTGAGCAATCGCTTGTTGGACCAAGATTGCCGTAGTCTCGTCATTCAGAATACGACCTTGCTCATCTAAGACACCATCTTGACCGTGGCTTGTGTAAGGGTCAAGTGCGACATCGGTCATGATGCCCAAATTGGGGAAGCGTTTCTTGAGCTCACGCACTGCGTTTGGAATTAATCCATTGGGATTAAAAGCTTCTTTGCCATCAGGCGTTTTTAGAGATGCATCAATCACTGGAAAGAGTGCCATCACAGGAATGCCTAATGAAACGCATTCTTCGGCAACGCTAAAAAGTAAATCGAGAGATACGCGATTAACTCCCGGCATGGAGCTAACAGCTTCTGATTTACCTTGGCCTTCAAGTAGGAACACTGGGTAGATCAAGTCATTGGCCGAAACGCTGTTCTCTTGCATCAGGCGACGCGACCAATCATCGTGACGCATGCGACGTGGGCGGTGCGCCGGAAAGTTCAACAAAGAGTTAGCTTGTGATTTCATCTTCTTGAGTCTCTGCTTCAAATAACCATTTAATAACTGTATTGTCGGCCTCTTCAAGGCCAATTCGCTTGGTGCTTGAGAATAATTGTGCCGTAAGTCGTTTTGAGTCGCCCGTTCCATCTGGAAGGGCAGGATCATATTGCTGTAATCGTTTACGTACCGCCTCTAAGGCATGCTTGCATTCGCTTTTATTAAGCTTGTCACACTTACTGAGCAAAATATGAATTGGTTTGCCGGTTGGTACAAACCATTGAATCATTTGCTCGTCTAAATCGGTGATTCCGCGTCTGGAGTCGACGATGAGAATCATCCCGACCAGTTGCTCGCGCTCCTGCAAATAATCGCTTAGAAGGCTATTCCAGTGGTATTTGGTCTCATGATTAACGGCGGCATAGCCGTATCCTGGTAAATCCACCAAATAGGCTAATAGGTCATCCTTAGCAAAAAGCCCAAAATAGTTAATGTGTTGCGTACGCCCCGGCGTCTTACTGGCAAAAGCAAGCCGTTTTTGGTTACAAAGTACATTAATTGCACTAGATTTACCCGCATTTGAGCGCCCAGCAAAGGCCACCTCCCGGAGTGGAGTGGCAGGCAGGCAATGGGTGTCATTGACTGTGGTCGCGAATCGGGCTTGAAAGAGTTTAGACATGTCCAGAAGCTATTGTAAAATCACGCAAAATCATGAAATATCTCATGGTGTTGGGTAAAAGGTTGTAAAAGTAGGGCCCAAACACTTTTAGGAATTTTTGCCAAGGTAAACATAATGCGTCAAACCTCTCAAATCTCCAAATTAACTAGCGTCAGCGCTAGCCTAGCCGCTGGCTTAGTTCTGGCAATGACCAGCTTCTCCGGCGTAGTTAATGCTGCAGATGCTGCCACTGCGGCTGCCCCAATGGCGGAAGCTGCTGCTAAGCCGGTAGTTCCTGGTAAGCCAAAAGTCGATCCAGCAGCTGGCGAAGCGCTTTACTCTAACGGTGATGCTAGCCGTGGCGTGACAGCCTGCTTGACTTGCCATGGCCCTAAAGGCCAGAGTGCAACAGCAACTTGGCCTAAGTTGTCTGCTCAGCATGCCGCTTACACTACCAAGCAGTTAAAGAACTTTAAGGATGGCACACGCGCCAATCCAGTCATGATGGGAATGGTTGCCACCTTGACTGAGCAAGATATGAACAATATTTCTGCTTATTTGGCTAAACAGCCAGTATCCCAGGGTGTTGCGCAAAATAAAGACACGATTGAATTGGGTCAAAGTATCTATCGTGGTGGCATCGCCGCTAAGGGCGTTCCAGCATGTGCAGCCTGCCATAGCCCAACTGGCGCCGGTATTCCAGCGCAGTATCCACGTATGGGTGGCCAATGGGCTGAGTACAACGCAGCTCAGTTGCTAGCATTCCGCGAAGGTACTCGTAAGAATAGTACGCAGATGACTACGATTGCTACTAAGCTTTCTGATCAAGAAATGAAGGCTGTTGCTGATTACATGGCAGGCTTGCATTAATTGAGCATTCAGTAAAAACAAAAACCCCGCGATTGCAGCGGGGTTTTTTATTGCCTAGAAATTTACCAGGCCCAATAAATTATTAATTAAATTTAGTTTGGCAAGATAGTTTCGCTAGCAAAAAGATCAGCAACATTTTCGCGCGCACGAATAAGGTATGCATTTTTTCCATCAACCATAATTTCTGCAGGCTTAGGTCTGGTGTTGTAATTTGATGCCATAACAAAGCCATACGCGCCTGCTGAAAGAATAGCCAATAGATCACCTTCTTCAACAGCAAGCTCACGATCTCTTCCAAGCCAGTCACCAGATTCGCATACGGGTCCAACGATGTCATAAGTAGAGCTTGCAACCTGTTTAGTTTGCACTGGAACAATGCCGTGATACGCCTCGTAGAGAGCGGGGCGCATTAACTCTGTCATTGCTGCATCCACAATGCAAAAGTTTTTCTCAGCACCGGGCTTGAGGTACTCCACTTGAGTCAAGAGTACGCCGGCATTGCCTACCAAGGACCTGCCAGGCTCCAAGACTACATCGAGATGAGCAAAGCCACGCTCTGCAACGCGATTGAGTAAGGTGTTGGTGAACTCAGTAATGTCGGGTGGGTTGTCGTCGCCGTAAGAGATGCCAAGACCGCCGCCTAAATCAAGATGATGAATCTCAATACCTTCTTTTTTCAATTGGGTTACTAACTCAAGAACCTTATCAAGCGCATCAAGGTAGGGCGCGGTTGTAGTGATTTGGGAGCCAATATGGCAGTCAATACCGACCACATCAATTTGTGAAAGCAAAGCAGCTTCACGATAAGTTTTTAGAACCTCGTGATAGGCGATACCAAATTTATTTCCTTTTAATCCAGTAGAAATATAAGGATGAGTTTGAGCATCTACATCGGGATTTACGCGTAAAGAAATTGGGGCGCGGCAATTCAACTTAGTGGCAACACGATTAATTTGGTGGAGCTCTGCAATCGATTCCACATTGATGCATTTAACACCAGCCTCTAATGCCTGTGCAATTTCGGAGGCAGATTTGCCAACACCTGCAAATACCAAACTCTTTGGATCTGCGCCTACTGCAAGGGCACGAGCTAACTCACCGCCACTCACTAGGTCAAATCCAGAGCCTAATTTTTTAAAGCAATCAATCACTGCAAGATTGCTATTAGCCTTCATTGCATAGTGGACACGAGCACGTCTTTTGCCAGAGGAATCTAGGCACGCTTTGTCATAAGCTTGATACGCTTGGGTTAAAGCCTTCCTGCTATAGATATACAGGGGTGTGCCGAACTCTTTTGCCAAATCTGACAAAGGAATTTCTTCTGCATACCAAGTGCCATTGCGTTCTGTAAATCCAGCTAAGTCGGGGAGTGGAATCGCTTTACTTGTCATTGCTTGGCCGATGATGGGTTAGTAGCAGCAGGGCTTTGAGGTGGATAGAGCTTGCCTTTGGGCTCTGGTTCAGAGGGTGGGCTAGGTGCTGGTGGTACATTTGGCAAATATAAAGGCCCTCTAACCCCACATCCAACAAGGGATATTAGAAGGCTAATGCCGAGAGTTCTTTTAAGAATCGCTATCATGAATGTCTCTAAAACGAATGATTGAATATAGCATGCAGGACTCTAATATGAAGCCGGGTAATTTGACTGTAGAAACCATTGACGATAAGCAGTTCCATCAATTGGGCAGTAATTTGTTGCAGTCAATTGAAGCGGCATTAGAGGCCGCAGATGATGAATTGGACCTCGATCTCGATGTTGAGCGCCAAGGTGGAAATGTCATCAATATTCGATTTAGGGATCGCAGTGTGATTGTGGTTAATACCCAACCCCCTTTACATGAAATTTGGGTAGCGGCTAAATCTGGCGGTTATCACTATCGCTGGGCTGGTTCTGTAGCTTCACCGCGGTGGTTGGATACCAAAACTGGGCGCGAGCTATTGAGTGACTTATCAGAGTTTGCTAGCGCTCAAGCTGGTCAGGCGATCACTATTGGACTTCTCCGGAAATAAGCGGCGATAGCCCGGAAAATTAAACCGCCCCAGTTGCTGTGAGTGTCTCGATAACTTGAGCATCGGGAACGCTCTTAATTTGAGCTTTGCCAATCTTTTCTAAGACAACGTATCGAATCTGACCGCCCTCAGTCTTTTTATCTACTTGCATTAATTCCATATAACGTTGCGCACCAAACTTAGGGGGCGCTATCGGTAGATTCATAGATTGAATGATGCG from Polynucleobacter sp. AP-Jannik-300A-C4 encodes the following:
- the dsbD gene encoding protein-disulfide reductase DsbD, which encodes MRLISKFIPTIAAFLLVVGNTFAAPEFLPPEKAFQAEAVWAVNTNDIELEIFPTKGYYIYQESLHFKMGSEPNKLGLVKAMLPAGIEKFDETFQKKMQVYKQAFLLTLDKKAEVGKPLYLELELQGCAEAGICYPPMTLKFLLAGPGVKARPIPEVLEGVSNSPKKEFGLMDVWRERDDVNAITRFLDSTPTGYLFLAFFILGLALAFTPCVLPMLPILSSVVFGTQGKKSISKSRASLLAVAYVLGMACVYALAGVLMAALGGSVQRALQSPVALIGFALLLLALSGSLFGLYELRMPQSWQEKVDQLAGRHKGGSFVGAFALGGISTLVASPCITAPLAGVLAFIAQTGSMSLGAGLLFVMALGMGLPLLFIAIEARILIPSTGIWMVWLQRTLGVLLVATAAWIVSPLLQSSNEAGGKMMANGQRQHQIGNASFAVIQSSAQLDQFLAQAKEQKKLVLLDFYADWCISCKEMEVNTFANSEVNQELQKFVLVQADVTKNSPENQELLKRFGLFGPPGILIFDLNSEELKDQRVIGYMPPQRFVERLKKVLAN
- the hemB gene encoding porphobilinogen synthase — its product is MKSQANSLLNFPAHRPRRMRHDDWSRRLMQENSVSANDLIYPVFLLEGQGKSEAVSSMPGVNRVSLDLLFSVAEECVSLGIPVMALFPVIDASLKTPDGKEAFNPNGLIPNAVRELKKRFPNLGIMTDVALDPYTSHGQDGVLDEQGRILNDETTAILVQQAIAQAQAGVDIVAPSDMMDGRIGKIREALEQNKLIHTRIMAYSAKYASAFYGPFRDAVGSAKNLGKADKKTYQMDCANTDEALREVALDISEGADMVMVKPGMPYLDIVRRVRDEFNYPTYAYQVSGEYAMLKAAAQNGWLDHDAVMMESLLAFKRAGADGILTYFALEAARLLKASK
- the yihA gene encoding ribosome biogenesis GTP-binding protein YihA/YsxC — its product is MSKLFQARFATTVNDTHCLPATPLREVAFAGRSNAGKSSAINVLCNQKRLAFASKTPGRTQHINYFGLFAKDDLLAYLVDLPGYGYAAVNHETKYHWNSLLSDYLQEREQLVGMILIVDSRRGITDLDEQMIQWFVPTGKPIHILLSKCDKLNKSECKHALEAVRKRLQQYDPALPDGTGDSKRLTAQLFSSTKRIGLEEADNTVIKWLFEAETQEDEITS
- a CDS encoding cytochrome c, with the protein product MRQTSQISKLTSVSASLAAGLVLAMTSFSGVVNAADAATAAAPMAEAAAKPVVPGKPKVDPAAGEALYSNGDASRGVTACLTCHGPKGQSATATWPKLSAQHAAYTTKQLKNFKDGTRANPVMMGMVATLTEQDMNNISAYLAKQPVSQGVAQNKDTIELGQSIYRGGIAAKGVPACAACHSPTGAGIPAQYPRMGGQWAEYNAAQLLAFREGTRKNSTQMTTIATKLSDQEMKAVADYMAGLH
- the lysA gene encoding diaminopimelate decarboxylase; the protein is MTSKAIPLPDLAGFTERNGTWYAEEIPLSDLAKEFGTPLYIYSRKALTQAYQAYDKACLDSSGKRRARVHYAMKANSNLAVIDCFKKLGSGFDLVSGGELARALAVGADPKSLVFAGVGKSASEIAQALEAGVKCINVESIAELHQINRVATKLNCRAPISLRVNPDVDAQTHPYISTGLKGNKFGIAYHEVLKTYREAALLSQIDVVGIDCHIGSQITTTAPYLDALDKVLELVTQLKKEGIEIHHLDLGGGLGISYGDDNPPDITEFTNTLLNRVAERGFAHLDVVLEPGRSLVGNAGVLLTQVEYLKPGAEKNFCIVDAAMTELMRPALYEAYHGIVPVQTKQVASSTYDIVGPVCESGDWLGRDRELAVEEGDLLAILSAGAYGFVMASNYNTRPKPAEIMVDGKNAYLIRARENVADLFASETILPN
- a CDS encoding lipoprotein, giving the protein MIAILKRTLGISLLISLVGCGVRGPLYLPNVPPAPSPPSEPEPKGKLYPPQSPAATNPSSAKQ
- the cyaY gene encoding iron donor protein CyaY: MSLKRMIEYSMQDSNMKPGNLTVETIDDKQFHQLGSNLLQSIEAALEAADDELDLDLDVERQGGNVINIRFRDRSVIVVNTQPPLHEIWVAAKSGGYHYRWAGSVASPRWLDTKTGRELLSDLSEFASAQAGQAITIGLLRK